One region of Bacillus zhangzhouensis genomic DNA includes:
- a CDS encoding acyltransferase family protein, giving the protein MKKRLDWVDAAKGIGILLVVMAHVPIPDSLKPFIYSFHMPLFFLLSGMMFRSSSSPALSFIQKKAKSLLLPYLYFSIITYVFWFSITRFFAFKGQTDIDPFVPFTGIFISNADEARLTHNPAIWFLTTLFLVEILFFFMHRLSKGKPAAVILLTVLCGGAGYASTLLLDQSLPWNANVALTAVVFYSIRFLAKQWFVELKTAPTLLLCTGLLVLTAYMQSFNSRIDMRVNEYGDLFIFYACALLGSAAVIYLSFKMKTSSILTYLGRHSIVILVLQFAGIDIMKAFVFYGLGINIADTVQLSWTLFYTIGTLLLMVPCISFLSKYPMLLGKRAKSALRYEQKTSVG; this is encoded by the coding sequence ATGAAAAAGAGACTTGATTGGGTAGATGCAGCGAAAGGAATTGGCATTCTGCTCGTGGTCATGGCGCATGTACCCATTCCAGATTCGCTCAAGCCATTTATTTACTCTTTTCATATGCCGCTTTTCTTTTTACTATCAGGCATGATGTTTCGATCATCCTCATCCCCTGCTCTGTCATTTATTCAGAAAAAAGCCAAAAGCTTACTCTTGCCCTATCTCTATTTCTCCATCATTACGTATGTATTTTGGTTCTCCATTACCCGTTTTTTCGCATTCAAGGGACAAACGGATATTGACCCTTTCGTTCCGTTTACAGGTATTTTCATATCCAATGCAGATGAAGCAAGACTCACACATAACCCAGCGATTTGGTTTTTAACGACGCTCTTTTTAGTGGAAATTTTATTTTTCTTTATGCATCGTCTTTCAAAAGGAAAGCCCGCTGCCGTGATCTTGCTGACTGTTCTTTGCGGAGGTGCTGGATATGCCTCTACCTTGCTTTTAGATCAAAGTCTTCCTTGGAATGCCAATGTCGCATTGACAGCTGTTGTGTTTTATTCGATTAGATTTTTAGCAAAGCAGTGGTTTGTGGAATTAAAAACAGCTCCTACCCTTCTTTTGTGTACAGGTCTGCTTGTGCTGACGGCTTACATGCAGAGCTTTAATTCACGGATCGATATGCGCGTCAACGAGTACGGTGATCTCTTTATTTTCTATGCATGCGCTTTGCTCGGTTCAGCTGCCGTGATTTATTTAAGCTTTAAAATGAAAACATCCTCTATTTTGACGTATCTAGGACGACATTCTATTGTCATTCTTGTCTTGCAGTTTGCCGGCATCGATATCATGAAAGCATTTGTTTTTTATGGACTTGGTATCAATATTGCTGATACAGTGCAGCTCTCTTGGACACTTTTTTATACGATCGGCACATTGCTGCTCATGGTGCCATGTATTTCCTTCCTGAGCAAGTACCCGATGCTGCTTGGCAAACGGGCCAAATCCGCACTACGCTACGAACAAAAAACATCCGTCGGCTGA
- a CDS encoding TerD family protein, with translation MAITLEKGQRIDLTKGKAGLTNILVGLGWDPVSQGGGFLGKLFGGGGADVDCDASVLMLKNDKFTENKDLIYFGNLKSKCGSVEHTGDNLTGEGDGDDEQVLVNLSKVPGTVNKLVFVVNIYDALRRNQHFGMIQNAYIRIVDRSNNQELVKYNLKDDYAGKTSLIVGELYRHENEWKFAALGNGTNDAKLADITRNYI, from the coding sequence TTGGCCATTACATTAGAAAAAGGTCAACGTATTGATTTAACAAAAGGGAAAGCAGGGCTAACGAATATTCTTGTTGGACTAGGCTGGGACCCTGTATCACAAGGTGGCGGGTTTTTAGGAAAGCTGTTTGGCGGCGGCGGCGCTGATGTAGATTGTGATGCTTCAGTGCTCATGCTGAAAAATGATAAGTTTACGGAAAATAAAGATTTGATTTATTTTGGCAACCTAAAAAGCAAATGCGGCAGTGTTGAGCATACAGGTGACAACCTGACTGGTGAAGGAGACGGAGATGATGAACAAGTCCTCGTCAACTTGAGCAAGGTGCCGGGTACTGTGAATAAATTGGTGTTTGTCGTGAACATTTATGATGCCCTTAGAAGAAATCAACACTTTGGTATGATTCAAAATGCGTACATTCGTATCGTTGATCGTTCAAACAATCAAGAATTAGTGAAATATAATTTGAAAGATGATTATGCAGGAAAAACATCTTTAATCGTTGGAGAACTTTATCGTCACGAGAATGAGTGGAAATTTGCAGCTCTTGGAAATGGTACAAACGATGCGAAGCTTGCCGATATTACGAGAAACTATATTTAA
- a CDS encoding TerD family protein: MGISLAKGQKIDLTKTNPGLTKVVVGLGWDVNKYDGGNDFDLDASVFLLDAAGKASSPSDFVFYNQTTGGGGSVVHTGDNRTGAGDGDDEQVNVDLAAVPASVEKISFVITIHDAEARSQNFGQVSNAYVRILNAASNEELIRYDLAEDFSIETAIIVGELYRHGGEWKFSAVGSGYQGGLARIATDFGLDIG; encoded by the coding sequence GTGGGAATTTCTTTAGCGAAAGGTCAAAAAATTGATTTAACAAAAACGAATCCGGGTTTAACAAAAGTAGTCGTTGGTCTTGGCTGGGACGTCAATAAGTATGACGGCGGAAATGACTTTGATCTAGACGCAAGTGTATTTCTTTTAGATGCGGCAGGTAAAGCAAGCTCTCCATCTGACTTTGTCTTTTACAATCAAACAACTGGCGGAGGCGGCAGTGTCGTACATACGGGCGATAACCGCACTGGCGCAGGGGATGGAGATGACGAGCAGGTCAATGTTGACCTTGCAGCTGTACCAGCAAGTGTTGAGAAGATTTCATTTGTCATTACGATTCATGATGCAGAAGCGCGCAGTCAAAATTTCGGACAAGTGTCGAACGCATATGTACGTATTTTAAATGCAGCTTCGAATGAAGAACTCATTCGCTACGATTTGGCAGAGGATTTCTCAATTGAGACAGCCATTATTGTAGGTGAATTATACCGTCATGGCGGGGAATGGAAATTCTCAGCTGTCGGATCAGGCTATCAAGGCGGTCTTGCACGCATTGCAACGGACTTCGGCTTAGATATCGGATAA
- a CDS encoding TerD family protein: protein MAIQLSKGQRVDLTKTNPGLTRVMIGLGWDTNKYSGGADFDLDASAFLVDANNRCQQDTDFVFYNNLQHPSGSVTHTGDNRTGEGDGDDEQILVDFSKIPANIDRIGITVTIHDAETRNQNFGQVSNAFVRVVNEEGGEELIRFDLGEDFSIETAVVVCELYRHGSDWKFNAIGSGFSGGLAALCQNYGLEV, encoded by the coding sequence ATGGCGATTCAGCTTTCAAAAGGACAACGTGTCGATTTAACAAAAACCAATCCAGGGCTGACGAGAGTGATGATCGGTCTTGGCTGGGATACAAATAAATATTCTGGCGGAGCCGACTTTGATTTGGACGCTTCAGCTTTCTTGGTGGATGCAAATAATCGTTGTCAGCAAGATACAGATTTTGTGTTCTATAATAACCTTCAGCATCCGAGCGGCAGTGTCACTCATACAGGTGATAACCGGACGGGTGAAGGAGATGGAGATGACGAGCAAATTCTCGTTGATTTCTCGAAAATTCCTGCTAACATTGATCGTATCGGAATTACAGTTACGATCCATGATGCAGAGACACGCAACCAGAATTTTGGACAAGTCTCTAATGCATTTGTTCGTGTTGTAAATGAAGAGGGCGGGGAAGAATTGATTCGCTTCGATTTAGGCGAAGACTTCTCAATTGAAACAGCTGTTGTGGTATGTGAATTGTACCGACACGGAAGTGATTGGAAGTTTAACGCGATCGGAAGCGGATTCTCTGGCGGACTTGCAGCTCTTTGTCAAAATTATGGGTTAGAAGTGTAA
- a CDS encoding TerC family protein yields the protein MDILKHMLDTYASFFDWHMWAEVLTDPVSWGLIGTLVVLEGLLSADNALVLAVMVKHLPEKQRKKALTYGLIGAYFFRFLFIGVGMLLIKFWWIKVLGAAYLAWLVIKHFWLGDGDDEAKELKKEGWMVRVFGVFWATVISVEIMDLAFSVDSILAAFAVSEEVWILLLGGMLGILMMRTVAQLFLVLIDRIPELENTAFILIGIIAIKMGLSAAHIEIPHLVFFAIIILAFIGTFIVHKINKKKHQEVTNEAAASKEE from the coding sequence TTGGACATTTTGAAACATATGTTGGATACGTATGCCTCGTTTTTTGATTGGCATATGTGGGCAGAGGTGTTAACAGACCCTGTCTCTTGGGGGCTTATTGGAACTCTTGTCGTGCTTGAAGGATTGTTATCAGCAGATAATGCACTTGTATTAGCTGTCATGGTAAAACATTTACCTGAAAAGCAGCGTAAAAAGGCATTAACCTACGGATTAATTGGCGCTTATTTCTTCCGTTTTCTATTCATTGGTGTAGGGATGCTGCTTATTAAGTTCTGGTGGATTAAGGTTCTTGGAGCTGCATACTTAGCATGGCTTGTCATTAAGCACTTCTGGTTAGGTGACGGCGATGATGAAGCGAAGGAATTGAAAAAAGAAGGCTGGATGGTTCGTGTATTTGGCGTGTTCTGGGCAACCGTTATTTCTGTTGAAATTATGGACCTTGCCTTCTCAGTTGATAGTATTCTTGCGGCATTCGCTGTATCTGAGGAAGTATGGATTCTTCTATTAGGCGGAATGCTTGGAATTCTCATGATGCGTACAGTGGCACAGTTATTCCTTGTTCTCATTGACCGTATCCCAGAGCTTGAGAATACAGCATTTATTCTCATTGGGATCATTGCCATCAAAATGGGCTTGAGTGCTGCTCACATTGAAATCCCGCATCTTGTATTCTTTGCGATTATTATCCTAGCATTTATCGGAACGTTTATTGTTCATAAAATCAATAAGAAGAAGCATCAAGAAGTAACAAATGAAGCTGCGGCTTCAAAAGAAGAATAG
- a CDS encoding HpcH/HpaI aldolase/citrate lyase family protein produces the protein MRYFQFLSEARQHDIFFKRPGAMHLVTSRHVLAHALGATLYMPATRQDIADMLLSQKYEALCSVVFCLEDAIGDQEVEMAEQNLVIQLAKLSDKLTQTPETAEQLPLLFIRVRSPKQLVKMADLLGSSLHLLTGFVFPKCSIHNAKDYLDSLKQASAQTETTLYGMPILETPDLLEKETRYRVLSELKQIMLSAEEYILNIRIGATDLCGLYGIRRDRDTTIYDIRLIADLMTDILNYFGRSFVVSGAVWEHFGPARKEQKPFIRALSKGGELSLSEFDDVQGLLKETRLDVANGIHGKTVIHPTHLKPVQSMYVVTKEEYLDALSILEHSDGTVGVMKSAFSNKMNETKPHYRWAEHILIKSDIYGVFHENRSYIDILTESKAAYAEHLGTYGG, from the coding sequence ATGCGGTATTTTCAGTTTTTATCAGAGGCGAGGCAGCACGATATTTTTTTCAAACGGCCGGGGGCGATGCATTTGGTAACGTCAAGGCACGTACTTGCGCATGCATTAGGTGCTACTTTGTATATGCCTGCGACAAGGCAGGATATAGCAGACATGCTGCTGTCGCAGAAATATGAAGCGCTTTGCTCTGTTGTATTTTGTTTAGAGGATGCCATCGGTGATCAAGAAGTGGAAATGGCTGAACAGAATCTAGTGATACAACTCGCCAAACTGTCGGACAAATTAACGCAAACACCTGAAACGGCTGAACAATTGCCGCTTTTATTTATTCGGGTTCGTTCGCCGAAGCAGCTGGTCAAAATGGCAGATTTGCTTGGTTCATCTCTTCATTTATTGACGGGTTTTGTATTTCCAAAGTGTTCTATTCATAATGCGAAAGATTATTTGGACAGCTTGAAACAGGCGTCAGCACAAACGGAGACAACGCTGTACGGTATGCCTATTTTGGAAACACCCGATTTATTAGAAAAAGAAACAAGATATAGGGTGTTGTCTGAGTTAAAGCAGATTATGCTGAGTGCTGAAGAATATATTTTGAATATTCGTATTGGGGCAACGGATCTTTGCGGCTTATATGGCATTCGCCGTGACCGTGACACCACCATCTATGACATCAGGTTGATTGCTGATTTGATGACAGATATTCTCAATTATTTTGGCCGTTCCTTTGTTGTATCAGGTGCAGTATGGGAGCATTTTGGTCCTGCACGAAAAGAACAAAAACCATTTATCCGTGCGCTTTCTAAGGGGGGTGAGCTGTCCTTATCTGAATTCGATGACGTACAAGGCTTACTCAAGGAGACAAGACTTGATGTAGCTAACGGCATACATGGGAAGACAGTGATCCATCCAACACATCTCAAGCCAGTGCAAAGCATGTACGTTGTGACAAAGGAAGAGTACTTGGATGCATTAAGCATTTTGGAACATTCTGACGGCACAGTTGGCGTGATGAAGAGTGCTTTTTCTAATAAGATGAATGAGACGAAGCCGCATTATAGGTGGGCAGAGCACATTTTAATTAAGTCAGATATTTACGGGGTGTTTCATGAAAATAGAAGCTATATCGACATACTCACAGAATCAAAAGCGGCATACGCTGAACATCTTGGAACATATGGAGGTTGA
- a CDS encoding phosphoribosyltransferase family protein: MEVELDLKEGVLQLEKEHLFEMAARVNKKRAFLFVSKVLGKHIPVHPVKPLLVSGLLAMAYTKAQTGKTPPHQDLIVEALKTDDHAVLTAAYDTLKKEKRSAGNEPVVIGFAETATALGHGVYDVIEGASYIHTTREQLLDLDPSLVFEEEHSHATDQLCYADEALLRTDRPIVLVDDEVTTGRTNINIIRDLHAKYPRHSYTILSILDWRTKEHEKAMSQLEEELGIHITSLSLLKGQMVFRGKTLDEAVYSYEIAEQEKRPSLSFHSLQSFFKQLPYLLSHAANSAGHSPYIHETGRFGLNAADTAALDRAAAEAGLKLRQERKGKQTLCLGTGELMYVPMRLSAHMGRGVFFHSTTRSPIHPVEKDGYAVQNGFTFMNPEDARIQHYVYNIPKGEYDDVFLFFEKKVSQEALLPLVHLFAERHVKHVHIVTLSDGVKVNG; this comes from the coding sequence ATGGAGGTTGAGCTTGACCTCAAAGAAGGTGTGCTCCAGCTGGAAAAAGAGCATCTTTTTGAGATGGCGGCAAGGGTGAACAAAAAAAGAGCCTTTTTATTCGTTAGTAAGGTGCTTGGAAAGCATATTCCCGTTCATCCAGTGAAACCGCTCCTTGTTTCGGGTCTTTTAGCGATGGCATATACCAAAGCGCAAACTGGCAAGACGCCCCCGCACCAAGATCTTATTGTGGAGGCACTCAAGACGGATGACCACGCAGTGTTAACGGCAGCCTATGACACACTCAAAAAAGAAAAACGATCAGCTGGCAATGAGCCTGTCGTCATCGGCTTTGCGGAAACGGCAACTGCCCTTGGTCATGGTGTGTATGATGTGATAGAAGGCGCATCTTACATTCATACGACACGTGAACAGCTGCTGGATCTTGACCCGTCATTGGTATTTGAAGAAGAACATTCGCATGCAACAGATCAGCTTTGTTATGCAGACGAAGCATTACTTCGCACAGACCGCCCCATCGTGTTAGTAGATGATGAAGTCACGACAGGCCGTACCAATATCAACATCATTCGTGACCTTCATGCAAAGTACCCGCGGCATTCTTATACCATTCTTTCCATTTTGGACTGGCGGACGAAGGAGCATGAAAAAGCCATGAGCCAGCTTGAAGAGGAGCTTGGAATTCACATCACATCATTGTCTTTATTAAAAGGGCAGATGGTTTTTAGAGGCAAAACGCTCGATGAGGCAGTTTATTCGTATGAGATTGCTGAGCAAGAGAAGCGGCCGAGTCTTTCTTTTCACTCTCTTCAATCTTTCTTTAAGCAATTGCCCTATTTACTTTCTCATGCAGCAAATTCGGCTGGTCATTCGCCATATATACATGAAACGGGCCGTTTTGGTTTAAACGCAGCAGATACGGCAGCACTCGACCGAGCAGCTGCTGAAGCGGGATTGAAGCTGCGGCAGGAACGCAAAGGAAAACAAACACTCTGTTTAGGGACAGGTGAGCTGATGTATGTGCCGATGAGACTGTCTGCACACATGGGGAGAGGCGTTTTCTTTCATTCAACGACGAGAAGCCCCATTCACCCAGTCGAAAAGGATGGATACGCTGTTCAAAATGGGTTTACCTTTATGAATCCAGAGGATGCCCGAATTCAGCACTACGTGTACAACATTCCAAAAGGTGAATATGATGATGTATTTCTCTTTTTTGAGAAAAAGGTCTCTCAGGAGGCATTGCTTCCGCTTGTTCACTTATTTGCTGAGCGGCATGTGAAACATGTGCATATTGTGACTTTATCAGACGGGGTGAAGGTGAATGGCTAA
- a CDS encoding cysteine protease StiP family protein produces MANVYTKMGSYPEQDVTFLLKDLSSIEMEKSTEERERSIQSGAHYSDMLPIEYKPTASYMTLFYQSLEESKKKVAEAVAVVAEQIVKKRGFQTVLCSLARAGTPIGVLIKRYIRKTYGLDLPHYSISIIRDRGIDENALHHMLKEHPGFEIAFIDGWTGKGAISKELKKAVLDFENKYGVRLSSELAVLADPGYCTHVYGTREDFLIPSACLNSTVSGLVSRTVLNNCWINDDDFHGAKYYEELLDEDVSNLYVDTIEEAFSSLEPNVQEKAETILTQGTPADWRGMASIEAIGQEFQIENTHLIKPGVGETTRVLLRRIPWKILIQPGSQEKLKHILFLAEDRGVPVIEYANMSYTCCGLIRPLEQTS; encoded by the coding sequence ATGGCTAATGTGTATACAAAGATGGGGAGCTATCCAGAGCAGGATGTAACCTTCTTACTCAAAGATTTATCCTCTATTGAGATGGAGAAAAGTACAGAAGAGCGGGAGCGTTCGATTCAGAGCGGGGCGCATTATTCAGACATGCTGCCAATTGAGTATAAACCAACGGCATCTTATATGACTTTATTCTATCAATCTCTTGAAGAAAGTAAGAAAAAGGTAGCAGAAGCAGTAGCTGTTGTAGCAGAACAGATTGTGAAAAAGCGTGGCTTCCAAACCGTGCTTTGCAGCTTGGCGCGTGCCGGAACACCGATCGGGGTGCTTATCAAACGATATATTCGAAAGACATATGGTCTCGATCTGCCTCATTACAGCATCTCTATTATTCGCGACCGCGGCATAGACGAGAATGCACTGCATCATATGCTGAAAGAACATCCAGGTTTTGAAATTGCTTTTATTGATGGATGGACTGGAAAAGGTGCGATTTCGAAAGAGCTTAAAAAAGCTGTTCTTGATTTTGAAAACAAGTATGGTGTACGTCTCTCGAGTGAGCTGGCTGTGCTGGCTGACCCTGGCTATTGTACACATGTATACGGAACGAGAGAGGACTTTCTCATTCCAAGTGCCTGTCTGAATTCGACGGTATCAGGGCTTGTCAGTCGTACGGTATTAAACAACTGCTGGATCAATGACGATGATTTCCATGGGGCAAAGTATTATGAAGAGTTGCTTGATGAGGATGTGTCCAATTTGTATGTGGATACGATTGAAGAAGCGTTTTCCAGCCTCGAACCAAATGTACAAGAGAAAGCAGAAACCATACTGACGCAAGGAACGCCGGCAGATTGGCGGGGAATGGCGTCCATTGAAGCAATCGGTCAGGAGTTTCAAATTGAAAATACCCATTTGATTAAGCCGGGAGTTGGTGAGACGACCCGTGTGCTGCTTAGAAGAATCCCTTGGAAAATCTTGATTCAGCCTGGATCTCAGGAGAAGCTGAAACATATTTTGTTTTTGGCAGAGGACAGAGGTGTTCCTGTCATTGAATATGCCAATATGTCCTACACGTGCTGCGGGTTAATTCGCCCGCTGGAGCAAACGTCATGA
- a CDS encoding hydrolase (had superfamily), whose protein sequence is MKTYAFASDLDRTLIYSQRVLDQYAYKGEYDLVEVLDERPLSYMSVETKKSLQTIHQSGWFIPVTTRTTAQYERITFFQQELKPEYAVTTNGGCILHHGKPLEDWQAIVDERLRECMPVRQMLRAIYELPVAAWVKRTRTAEGRFLYLIMKDEYLSHIPLSELKRWGEERGWQVSLQGRKLYFIPQPLNKWDAVAFLKDRLQLEHVYGAGDSLLDVGLIRQSDMGFAPRHGEVLDFDPELEPTAASGMAAADEITACVTKQMTNEKSLR, encoded by the coding sequence ATGAAGACATATGCATTTGCCAGCGATTTAGACCGGACGCTGATTTACTCACAGCGAGTACTTGACCAGTATGCGTATAAAGGAGAGTATGATTTAGTTGAAGTGCTGGATGAACGGCCGCTTTCCTATATGTCTGTTGAAACGAAAAAATCTTTGCAGACGATTCATCAATCAGGCTGGTTCATTCCAGTAACAACAAGAACAACCGCACAGTATGAACGGATTACCTTCTTTCAACAAGAGCTTAAACCAGAGTATGCTGTCACAACAAACGGGGGCTGTATTCTTCATCATGGCAAGCCGCTTGAGGATTGGCAGGCCATTGTTGATGAGAGACTTAGAGAGTGTATGCCAGTCAGACAGATGCTGAGGGCGATCTACGAACTACCGGTTGCGGCATGGGTGAAGCGTACCCGTACAGCCGAGGGAAGATTTCTTTATTTGATTATGAAAGATGAGTATCTATCTCACATTCCGCTTTCTGAATTGAAGCGGTGGGGCGAGGAGAGAGGCTGGCAGGTTTCTCTTCAGGGACGGAAGCTTTATTTTATTCCACAGCCGCTTAATAAGTGGGATGCTGTTGCTTTTCTAAAGGACAGGCTGCAGCTTGAACATGTCTATGGTGCGGGTGATTCCCTGTTAGATGTGGGGCTCATTCGTCAATCAGACATGGGTTTTGCTCCAAGGCATGGAGAAGTTCTCGACTTTGACCCAGAACTTGAGCCGACAGCAGCATCTGGCATGGCTGCAGCGGATGAAATTACTGCTTGTGTCACCAAGCAGATGACGAACGAAAAAAGCCTTCGATAG
- a CDS encoding YceG family protein, with the protein MSYKEINVTQTRAEQEAWKNVLKKPLPERDGYGKDEHTLSLPRLAARILGTPHDATDYFIYLHELYETDGMYILSETLNRHIEPEHFQALQRIHLINQEEKGLSVNRFVAFLDGEQLIVRHPNPVMNRHIRLSLIKVFEHFKQLHEGGFQHPDFRRVLLDVVKFSNNHLGPWLNEVNIEEKMPAVIWYGEANKSQLYFLYYVMLIGCDVVLFHPEGKDLFRELDPEEKLTFIQQYPGTSKLEPFPTEKPERKSTVAYRSTRELEEVLHTEDSMLYKPWQFRDHTPHSITLKTTYDELFLIAKERSFIRPNFKVDRDTIQIPNLFAKMMGVTRDKREYWDRIHTLMEGKETKTIRHFPFTKEVTSNYQFHYQHALSPAGEIDPELLMKSNVWQFSHLYEGAQRAIAEAVSRICQHPKLLKEGNETDLDVRIYLFKQVLHMSQDLVELIQTFDYAQTVPKVILYHTEYNGELTRSDAAALIFLNEMGVDLFVYHPAGYQCIERYIDDQLFDTHWLDEMVMNQEFKEPSIVRKLFQSIKNR; encoded by the coding sequence GTGAGTTATAAAGAAATCAATGTCACCCAAACACGGGCGGAGCAGGAAGCCTGGAAAAACGTGCTGAAAAAGCCGCTCCCTGAAAGAGACGGTTATGGAAAGGACGAGCATACATTGTCCTTACCGCGTCTCGCCGCCCGCATCCTTGGAACTCCGCATGATGCAACCGATTATTTTATTTATTTACATGAATTATACGAAACAGACGGCATGTATATTTTAAGTGAAACGCTCAATCGTCATATTGAGCCAGAGCATTTTCAAGCGCTGCAGCGTATTCATTTGATTAACCAAGAAGAAAAGGGGTTGTCCGTGAATCGCTTTGTGGCTTTTTTAGATGGCGAACAGCTGATTGTACGCCATCCAAATCCTGTGATGAACCGGCATATCCGTCTTTCATTGATCAAGGTGTTTGAGCATTTCAAGCAGCTGCATGAGGGTGGATTTCAGCATCCCGATTTCCGCCGGGTCCTGCTGGATGTCGTGAAGTTTTCGAATAATCACCTAGGTCCATGGCTGAACGAAGTCAATATAGAAGAAAAAATGCCGGCTGTCATTTGGTATGGAGAGGCGAATAAAAGTCAGCTTTATTTTCTTTACTATGTGATGCTGATTGGCTGTGATGTTGTGTTATTTCATCCAGAAGGCAAGGATTTGTTCCGCGAATTAGATCCAGAAGAAAAGCTGACTTTTATTCAACAGTACCCGGGAACTTCAAAGCTTGAGCCGTTTCCTACTGAAAAGCCTGAGAGGAAATCAACGGTGGCATACCGCTCAACAAGAGAGCTTGAAGAGGTGCTTCATACGGAAGATTCAATGCTGTATAAGCCGTGGCAATTCAGAGATCATACCCCTCATTCTATTACGCTGAAGACAACGTATGATGAGCTGTTTTTAATTGCAAAGGAGCGATCCTTTATCCGCCCGAATTTCAAAGTAGACCGGGACACGATACAGATTCCGAATCTTTTTGCGAAAATGATGGGTGTCACACGAGACAAGCGTGAATACTGGGATCGCATTCACACGTTAATGGAGGGGAAAGAGACGAAGACCATTCGCCATTTTCCTTTTACGAAAGAAGTGACATCGAATTATCAATTTCATTATCAGCATGCACTTTCACCTGCTGGAGAGATTGATCCTGAATTATTAATGAAAAGCAATGTGTGGCAGTTTTCTCATCTATATGAGGGCGCGCAGCGTGCGATAGCAGAGGCGGTATCTCGAATCTGTCAGCATCCGAAGCTATTAAAAGAAGGCAATGAGACTGATTTAGATGTCCGCATTTATTTATTCAAACAGGTTCTGCATATGAGCCAGGACCTCGTTGAACTGATTCAAACCTTTGATTATGCACAAACCGTACCGAAAGTGATTTTATACCATACGGAATATAATGGTGAGCTGACTCGTTCTGATGCGGCCGCCCTCATTTTCCTAAATGAAATGGGTGTGGATCTCTTCGTATATCATCCAGCAGGATATCAGTGTATCGAACGGTATATCGATGACCAATTATTTGATACCCATTGGCTTGATGAGATGGTCATGAACCAGGAGTTTAAAGAGCCGTCCATCGTTAGAAAGTTATTTCAATCCATTAAAAACCGATAA
- a CDS encoding toxic anion resistance protein produces the protein MTNTNGNDIISINKEEITIEKADDIRVQLRNEPEVQNIARQIDVKNQLELLEYGKQPAVEISKFSDRILSMMRSTSVTDSGAMLTQLGKIMDRFDKNDFDEPKGGLFSKIFKRGGSMIEKIFSKYQTLGAEIEKINVEISKYKDEMTKSTVTLEEMYEHNIQYYMELEKYVVAGQMKIEELKQLIPSYEEKAASGNQLAQMELDTLRNGIQALEERVYDLDMARMVALQTAPQIRLLQRGNTKLIGKINSAFIITIPIFKNGIIQAVTAKRQKLVADSMSELDRRTNEMLKRNAENISSQSVEIAKLSGRPSIDIETIESSFNTIVQGMKETKQIEEENKRLREDGAKRMLELQENLKRASLES, from the coding sequence ATGACAAATACAAACGGAAATGACATCATTTCAATTAATAAAGAGGAAATCACGATTGAGAAGGCAGACGATATTCGCGTTCAGCTTCGAAATGAACCAGAAGTGCAAAATATTGCGAGACAGATCGATGTGAAAAATCAGCTGGAACTGCTTGAATACGGAAAACAGCCGGCCGTTGAAATCTCTAAGTTCTCTGATCGTATCCTTTCGATGATGCGTTCAACAAGCGTCACTGACTCAGGAGCAATGCTGACGCAGCTTGGCAAGATAATGGATCGCTTTGATAAAAATGATTTTGACGAACCAAAGGGTGGTTTGTTTTCAAAAATCTTTAAGCGCGGCGGTAGCATGATTGAAAAGATTTTTAGTAAATATCAAACGCTCGGTGCAGAGATTGAAAAAATCAATGTAGAAATTAGTAAATATAAAGATGAAATGACCAAATCGACTGTGACGCTTGAAGAAATGTATGAGCATAACATTCAATACTATATGGAGCTTGAAAAGTATGTCGTAGCCGGTCAAATGAAAATTGAAGAATTAAAGCAATTAATCCCTTCATATGAAGAAAAAGCAGCTAGTGGAAACCAGCTGGCACAAATGGAGCTTGATACGCTTCGTAATGGCATTCAAGCGCTTGAAGAACGTGTATATGACCTTGATATGGCACGAATGGTGGCACTTCAAACGGCACCGCAAATCCGTTTGCTTCAGCGTGGGAATACGAAATTAATCGGTAAAATCAATTCTGCCTTCATCATCACCATTCCAATTTTCAAAAATGGAATCATTCAAGCTGTTACAGCGAAGAGACAAAAGCTTGTCGCTGATTCCATGAGTGAGCTGGATAGAAGAACAAATGAAATGCTGAAACGAAATGCTGAAAACATTTCAAGTCAAAGCGTTGAGATTGCCAAATTATCTGGCCGCCCAAGCATCGACATTGAAACGATTGAATCTTCCTTTAATACAATTGTACAAGGGATGAAAGAGACGAAACAGATCGAAGAAGAGAATAAGCGATTACGCGAAGATGGAGCAAAACGTATGCTTGAGCTTCAAGAGAATTTGAAGCGGGCTTCCCTAGAGTCCTGA